In the genome of Bacteroidales bacterium, one region contains:
- the lysS gene encoding lysine--tRNA ligase, translated as MNLELSEQEIIRRNSLKELKDIGIDSYPAEEFIISNYSDEILKNFDTNKNNFQNVSIAGRIMSRRIMGNASFIEIQDNKGKIQAYIKRDNICTGEDKTFYNKVFKKLLDIGDIIGVKGNVFKTQVGETSINVTELKVLSKTIRPLPIVKEKDGKVYDAFVDPDQRYRQRYLDLIVNPNIKDTFIKRTEIINSIRTFLNEKKYLEVETPVLQPVYGGAAAKPFKTFHNTHNQTLYLRIANELYLKRLIVGGFEGVYEFSKDFRNEGMDRFHNPEFTQLELYVAYKDYNWMMNMFEEMIEKTVYDLYSKTEIMVGDKTINFKRPWKRFTMYEVIKHFTGIDISKMDETELKETAKKLNVEINPTMGKGKIIDEIFGETCEGKLIQPTFITDYPIEMSPLAKKHRKNDNLVERFEVICNGKELCNAYSELNDPIDQRERFEQQLLLGKRGDEEAMVLDEDFIRAIEFGMPPTAGIGIGIDRLVMLLTNSNSIQDVIFFPQMRPEKKLLIDNKDKYIELGIPEKWVVIIQKAGYLTVQSLKDLNPNKLHQQICGLNKKHKLGLKNPSSDDVKLWINNSK; from the coding sequence ATGAATCTTGAATTAAGCGAACAGGAAATTATTAGAAGAAATTCATTAAAAGAATTAAAAGATATAGGAATTGATTCTTATCCTGCCGAAGAATTTATAATAAGCAATTATTCTGATGAAATATTAAAAAACTTTGATACGAATAAAAACAATTTCCAAAATGTAAGTATTGCAGGAAGAATTATGAGCAGGCGTATTATGGGAAATGCATCATTTATTGAAATTCAGGATAATAAAGGCAAAATACAGGCTTATATTAAAAGAGATAATATCTGCACGGGAGAAGACAAAACTTTTTACAATAAAGTTTTCAAAAAACTTCTTGATATCGGCGATATAATAGGGGTTAAAGGAAATGTTTTTAAAACACAGGTAGGAGAAACATCAATAAATGTTACTGAATTAAAAGTACTTAGCAAAACAATCAGACCTTTACCTATTGTAAAAGAAAAGGACGGAAAAGTTTACGACGCTTTTGTTGACCCCGACCAGAGATACCGTCAAAGATATCTTGACCTTATTGTTAACCCTAATATAAAAGATACTTTTATAAAAAGAACCGAAATAATTAATTCTATACGAACATTTTTGAACGAAAAAAAATACCTTGAAGTTGAAACTCCTGTACTTCAACCTGTATATGGTGGGGCGGCTGCAAAACCATTCAAAACATTTCACAATACTCATAATCAGACATTATATTTAAGAATTGCTAATGAGCTGTATCTCAAGCGATTAATTGTTGGTGGTTTTGAAGGTGTTTACGAATTTTCAAAAGATTTCAGGAACGAAGGTATGGATCGTTTTCATAATCCCGAATTTACACAATTAGAACTATACGTGGCATACAAAGATTATAACTGGATGATGAATATGTTTGAAGAGATGATAGAAAAAACTGTTTATGACTTGTATAGTAAAACTGAAATTATGGTTGGAGACAAAACAATAAACTTTAAAAGACCATGGAAACGTTTTACTATGTATGAAGTAATAAAACATTTTACAGGTATTGATATTTCAAAAATGGATGAAACAGAATTAAAAGAAACTGCAAAAAAATTAAATGTTGAGATAAATCCAACTATGGGAAAAGGGAAAATAATTGATGAAATATTCGGAGAAACTTGTGAGGGAAAACTTATTCAGCCAACATTTATTACTGATTATCCAATAGAAATGTCACCGCTTGCCAAGAAACATAGAAAAAACGATAATCTTGTAGAACGTTTCGAAGTTATTTGTAATGGGAAAGAACTATGCAACGCTTATTCGGAATTAAACGACCCTATTGACCAAAGAGAAAGATTTGAACAACAATTATTATTGGGAAAAAGAGGAGATGAAGAAGCAATGGTATTAGACGAAGATTTTATTCGTGCAATTGAATTTGGCATGCCTCCAACTGCAGGGATTGGAATAGGAATTGACAGGTTAGTAATGCTTCTTACAAACTCAAATTCTATTCAGGATGTAATCTTTTTCCCTCAAATGCGACCAGAAAAAAAACTGTTAATTGATAATAAAGATAAATATATTGAATTAGGTATTCCCGAAAAATGGGTAGTTATTATACAAAAAGCAGGATATTTAACAGTTCAGTCTTTAAAAGATTTGAATCCAAATAAATTACACCAGCAAATATGCGGATTAAATAAAAAACATAAATTGGGACTTAAAAACCCTTCGAGTGATGATGTAAAATTATGGATAAATAATAGTAAATAA